From a single Miscanthus floridulus cultivar M001 chromosome 8, ASM1932011v1, whole genome shotgun sequence genomic region:
- the LOC136476447 gene encoding brassinosteroid-responsive RING protein 1-like: MGFPSVCYCVILPQPLILVLQLLDFLRHAVLLCLSSLGLAAPPAADDHPAYAAPQPADLWALQPSSSSSLLLQAAPPTPAAIKARLPAVRYADLVRSRRTASPAVCAVCLGALEARHRVRELGNCAHAFHKACIDKWVDKGQATCPLCRALLLPDPSSAGDGELASSPFSF; this comes from the coding sequence ATGGGGTTCCCGTCGGTGTGCTACTGCGTGATCCTGCCGCAGCCGCTGATCCTGGTGCTGCAGCTGCTGGACTTCCTCCGGCACGCCGTGCTGCTCTGCCTGTCCTCGCTGGGCCTCgcggcgccgccggccgccgacGACCACCCGGCCTACGCGGCCCCGCAGCCGGCGGATCTCTGGGCGCTgcagccgtcgtcgtcgtcgtccctgcTGCTGCAGGCGGCGCCGCCCACGCCTGCCGCCATCAAGGCCCGCCTCCCCGCCGTCCGGTACGCCGACCTCGTCAGGTCCCGCCGCACCGCGTCCCCGGCCGTCTGCGCGGTGTGCCTGGGCGCGCTCGAGGCGCGGCACCGCGTCCGCGAGCTCGGCAACTGCGCGCACGCCTTCCACAAGGCCTGCATCGACAAGTGGGTCGACAAGGGCCAGGCCACCTGCCCGCTCTgccgcgccctcctcctccccgaCCCCAGCAgcgccggcgacggcgagctcgcctcctcccccttctccttctGA